One Cloacibacillus sp. genomic window carries:
- the rimO gene encoding 30S ribosomal protein S12 methylthiotransferase RimO: protein MKIFCLTLGCAKNRVDSECLAGALSAAGHELVFSPEEAEAAIVNTCGFIRPAVEESVSAILDLETLKKENKLKMIGVVGCLVNRYGPDLRAEVPAVDFWAETEDWKSVLAALGSRGDDARHRGALPSSSKITRYLKISEGCGNRCTYCAIPSIRGPLRSLPVDVIVKEAQQLAEEGARELCVVGQDLTVYGSDGGAGAAGLIELLDALESSLPRELWIRLLYLHPSRVDRKLLERVAAGRQIVPYLDIPVQHGDPEIMAAMNRGIAPKRLREIFADARAINPDFALRTTCMVGFPGEKKRHFDRLMDFIQEVRFDRMGAFTFFPEEGTPAAAMEAQVPERTKKRRLDALMAAQEEISFARQQQFVGRELKVLVEKISQSERCAEGRSFREAPEVDGIIEINNARPDLKEGNFITVKITEALPHDMSGEEI, encoded by the coding sequence ATGAAAATATTCTGCCTGACGCTGGGCTGCGCAAAGAACAGAGTTGACAGCGAATGTCTCGCGGGGGCGCTTTCCGCCGCTGGACACGAGCTGGTTTTTTCTCCCGAAGAGGCGGAGGCCGCCATCGTCAACACCTGCGGCTTCATCCGGCCCGCGGTCGAAGAGAGCGTTTCCGCGATACTCGACCTTGAAACGCTGAAAAAAGAAAATAAATTGAAGATGATAGGCGTAGTCGGCTGCCTTGTGAACCGTTACGGGCCGGATCTGCGCGCCGAGGTCCCCGCTGTCGATTTCTGGGCCGAGACGGAGGACTGGAAGAGCGTGCTTGCGGCTCTTGGCTCCCGGGGGGACGACGCGCGCCACAGGGGGGCGCTGCCCTCTTCTTCTAAAATAACGCGCTATCTAAAGATAAGCGAAGGCTGCGGCAACCGCTGCACCTACTGCGCCATCCCCTCCATCCGCGGCCCGCTGCGGAGCCTGCCGGTCGACGTCATAGTAAAAGAGGCGCAACAGCTTGCGGAAGAGGGCGCGCGCGAGCTTTGCGTCGTAGGCCAGGACCTAACGGTCTACGGCTCCGACGGAGGCGCGGGCGCAGCCGGGCTTATAGAGCTGCTTGACGCGCTTGAAAGTTCACTGCCGCGCGAGCTATGGATACGGCTGCTCTACCTGCATCCGTCGCGTGTCGACAGAAAATTGCTCGAACGCGTGGCCGCCGGCCGTCAGATAGTTCCCTACCTTGACATTCCGGTGCAGCACGGCGACCCGGAGATAATGGCCGCGATGAACCGCGGCATAGCGCCCAAGAGGCTGCGCGAGATATTCGCCGACGCGCGCGCGATAAACCCCGACTTTGCGCTGCGCACCACCTGCATGGTAGGTTTTCCCGGTGAGAAGAAACGCCACTTCGACCGCCTCATGGACTTTATACAAGAGGTGCGTTTTGACAGAATGGGCGCCTTCACCTTCTTCCCTGAAGAGGGCACGCCGGCCGCCGCGATGGAGGCGCAGGTGCCTGAGCGCACGAAAAAAAGACGCCTCGACGCGCTGATGGCGGCGCAGGAAGAAATATCCTTCGCGCGGCAGCAGCAGTTCGTAGGCAGAGAGCTTAAGGTGCTAGTTGAGAAAATATCGCAGAGCGAGCGCTGCGCCGAAGGCCGTTCC
- a CDS encoding asparaginase domain-containing protein: MQQLPKLALVIAGNFSADEDNADPNLLLNYLPQELALRCEIKEWSCQPSSHYSMAMTLAMEQMFESLADDGYGGIIVVSGSGVMEEMAYLVDLLWQRPIPVIFANLMVQGRAGVKEGLMNLHCAVRAALSGEAREMGALICSSGELFAADDVRLVDPVSSDNAFQAPEKGSLGKMLNSEIKFFRAPKRPGFLARKPAEMPCVEILWASLGGGDLILAQLAAARDLGGLVLAGFGAGNVPPLWIPQIRNIIRRRIPVAVVSRCFQGDVHKTNEFEGSFEKLLEMGVMSGGRLNPFQARIRMSLGIAAGLTDNGLSLYMLGQQVSDDINTLYK, translated from the coding sequence TTGCAACAGCTACCAAAACTGGCGCTCGTCATTGCCGGGAACTTTTCGGCGGACGAAGACAATGCCGACCCGAACCTGCTGCTCAATTATCTGCCGCAGGAACTTGCTCTGCGCTGTGAGATAAAGGAGTGGAGCTGTCAGCCCAGCTCTCACTATTCAATGGCGATGACGCTCGCCATGGAGCAGATGTTTGAATCCCTCGCCGATGACGGCTACGGCGGTATAATCGTCGTCTCCGGCAGCGGCGTCATGGAGGAGATGGCGTATCTCGTCGACCTGCTGTGGCAGCGGCCGATACCGGTCATTTTCGCAAACCTCATGGTACAGGGACGGGCCGGAGTAAAAGAGGGACTGATGAACCTCCACTGCGCCGTGCGCGCAGCGCTGTCTGGTGAGGCGCGCGAGATGGGCGCGCTTATATGTTCAAGCGGAGAGCTTTTCGCGGCCGACGATGTGCGGCTGGTGGACCCTGTCTCCTCCGACAACGCCTTTCAGGCGCCGGAGAAGGGTTCGCTTGGAAAGATGCTGAACTCCGAAATAAAATTTTTCCGCGCGCCGAAGCGTCCCGGCTTCCTCGCGCGCAAACCAGCTGAGATGCCCTGCGTTGAAATACTGTGGGCGTCGCTTGGCGGCGGCGATCTCATTCTGGCGCAGCTCGCCGCGGCGCGCGACCTTGGCGGCCTTGTGCTTGCTGGATTTGGCGCAGGCAACGTGCCGCCGCTTTGGATACCGCAGATACGCAACATCATCCGCCGAAGGATACCTGTCGCAGTCGTTTCGCGCTGTTTCCAGGGGGATGTGCATAAAACGAACGAGTTTGAAGGCTCGTTTGAAAAATTACTGGAAATGGGGGTAATGTCGGGAGGCAGGCTCAATCCGTTCCAGGCCCGAATACGCATGTCGCTCGGCATAGCGGCGGGGCTGACGGACAACGGCCTCAGCCTTTATATGCTGGGGCAGCAGGTCTCCGACGACATCAATACATTATATAAATGA